A genome region from Lytechinus pictus isolate F3 Inbred chromosome 16, Lp3.0, whole genome shotgun sequence includes the following:
- the LOC129278487 gene encoding S-formylglutathione hydrolase-like, with amino-acid sequence MDQGKPKSVLTEISCNKSFNGLQKVFSHESSECDCKMTFSVFLPSQAENGPCPTLIYLSGLTCTDQNVTTKGGFQRYAAQHGMIVVCPDTSPRGCNIEGEDDSYDFGSGAGFYLDATEEKWKKNYRMYSYITKELIQVIAENFPINPEKLAITGHSMGGHGALTIALKNPHIFKSVSAFAPICNPIDCPWGQKAFKGYLGPDVNTWKEYDACELVRSYDGPPREILIDQGKGDNFYTQKQLLPENFVTACQASHTACIMNLREGYDHSYYFISTFMEDHIKFHIQHL; translated from the exons ATGGACCAAG GAAAGCCAAAGAGTGTTCTCACTGAGATATCCTGTAATAAGAGCTTCAATGGCTTGCAGAAGGTGTTTTCACACGAAAG CTCAGAATGCGATTGCAAGATGACCTTCTCGGTCTTTCTTCCAAGCCAGGCTGAGAATGGACCATGCCCCACCCTCATATATCTCTCAG GGCTGACATGTACGGATCAAAACGTCACAACCAAAGGTGGATTCCAGCGCTATGCTGCTCAGCACGGAATGATCGTTGTATGTCCAGACACAAGCCCTCGTGGATGTAACATCGAAGGAGAGGATGATTCGTACGACTTTGGCTCCGGGGCTGGGTTTTATCTCGATGCCACCGAAGAGAAATGGAAGAAGAATTATAGGATGTACTCTTACATTACAAAAGAG CTGATTCAAGTGATTGCGGAGAATTTCCCCATCAATCCAGAGAAGCTTGCAATAACTGGCCACAG cATGGGAGGACACGGAGCTTTGACCATTGCACTTAAGAACCCTCATATCTTCAAG TCTGTATCTGCCTTTGCTCCAATCTGTAATCCCATCGACTGCCCATGGGGTCAGAAGGCCTTCAAGGGCTACCTAGGACCAGATGTTAATACTTGGAAG GAATATGATGCATGTGAACTTGTCCGGAGCTATGATGGACCACCAAGAGAGATTCTCATTGATCAAGGGAAAGGTGATAACTTCTATACTCAAAAGCAACTTCTACCTGAGAACTTTGTAACGGCTTGTCAAGCCAGTCACACAGCATGCATCATGAATCTACGTGAG GGATACGATCACAGCTACTATTTCATCTCAACATTCATGGAGGATCATATCAAATTTCACATACAACATCTGTGA